The DNA segment CACCCACGATTTTATTGATACCGTATTTTGAGGCAAGTATGTTCATTGCTTCTGCAAGTTCGTTCCTCTGCCTTTCATATATCTGGCTGGCCATGATCATAATTTCTTTATTGTCAAGTTCTGAAGTGTCAGCACAAACCACCCTGGCCAAACGCCGTGCTGCTTCTGCTATTGTTTTTCCATATCCATCCGGTGTATCGCAGGTATAGTCTTCTGGCTTGATATTCCCCAGTAATAGGTGCACATCTGCGGTCTGGGCAAATAATTCTGATGAGACCCTGTATTGATTTTGCCCAAGGTTTATCATGCTCATCAGTGTTGCAATATTGGTGCGCAGTATTCCCCTGTACAGGAGTTCATGCCGCCCGAGCCGCTTAAAATCGGTCTCTCCGGCCAGAGATGTTCCGTTCTTTACAGGGATCAGGTCAGTTGTCGTGCTGCCAAGATCGACAAAGATACAATCTTCTTCTTTTCCTGCCACCAGGGCCGAAGCGGTCCAGTTGGCGGCGGCCAATGACCTGATATCTCGATCACCGTTTATAAATTCTCCTTTGTTGTTAAGGTACAGTGCATTTGGGAAAGCGGCATCTACGGCATCCATTATAAACCTGATGCCCTCTTCTTTATCTGAAAAACAATCAGCCAATTCCCCTGTCATTACCACTCCTGATTTTGAGGGGGAGAGTCTTTGTGCGATCTCTTTTAGTTTTAGAGGCAGGCTTGTATCCTTCCACATAGGAATGTAATGTAGTTCTGCTATCCGGGTGTCAAGAGATGCTATTTTTGTGTTTGCACCGCCAATATCTATTCCAATGATAG comes from the Methanosarcinales archaeon genome and includes:
- a CDS encoding H4MPT-linked C1 transfer pathway protein — encoded protein: MNLDAPIIGIDIGGANTKIASLDTRIAELHYIPMWKDTSLPLKLKEIAQRLSPSKSGVVMTGELADCFSDKEEGIRFIMDAVDAAFPNALYLNNKGEFINGDRDIRSLAAANWTASALVAGKEEDCIFVDLGSTTTDLIPVKNGTSLAGETDFKRLGRHELLYRGILRTNIATLMSMINLGQNQYRVSSELFAQTADVHLLLGNIKPEDYTCDTPDGYGKTIAEAARRLARVVCADTSELDNKEIMIMASQIYERQRNELAEAMNILASKYGINKIVGAGLGEFLIEDAARHARLACTLLSDIYGTAISKVFPAYAVAYLLNEV